The nucleotide window aagaaacatgaaattattatttttaattaattgaaattaaatttttattttttctattttttttatttttttttttataattagttacGATTTTTTCTTCTGAGAAGAGTTGTTTTCCTTTAAGCTTTGAAATGCACAAATTTGCCACGGTTTTTGCCAAATTGAACTTGATTATGATcgtatatttttgcattatacaaacacacaagcatACTCACATCATTAAGTATCATCAAATTGGCGATAGTTCATAAATTTAAGTATGACCTTTTTGCACTCACTCACTCCCCACCTCACCCTTCATCCATCAATTTCGAgtttatatgcaatttattttcgctgtctgtgtatattttatttttcccccGTCGCTGCATGCTAGTCATAGACAAACTAGTGTAAGTGTGTAGATATTGAACAGCGCTAATCTTGCAGAAATCTCAAATAAGCAAATTGTGTTGGTGTTAGTGTTTTTTGTACGAGTACTTTGCGAGCTCTTTGTCCGACGCTCTTTTACAAGAGGTGTCTGCTCCGcataattttcaatacattaaatttttatatgtttttctgGGCAAAGAACACATGCCGTGCGTAAAACTGTCAGACTGCAATATTCGACGCCAACGCATTTGCGCTTCTTGTGGAAAATGGAGACTTAGAAGTATTAAAATGCCTTCATTCAACAGTAGAAATTCTTTGATAAGCATTTTGCCGAATCtgaatctgaaaaaaatatatattttcaataatgttTTATTTCGAGAACAAGATCCAGAATCCTTGTTATCCTTCCAAAGGCTTGATAAGCACCAAGGAAGCTTAAATTGTTCCCCTATCTAATCCAaatttttgcgcaagatttatggtcctcagaacattggcaacggcgaataccgcagacgatggaacgatgagctgtacgagttatacgacgacattgacatagttcagcgaataaaaagacagcgcctacgctggctaggtcatgttgtccgaatggacgaaaacactccagccctgaaagtgttcgatgcccgccggaggaagccgaggaaggggaaggcctccactccgttggagggaccaggtggagagcgacctggttaaacttgggatctccaactggcgccgaactgcgaaggagagagagaggtggcgcactatcgtcgattcggctataaccggctaaacggttgcaacgccaatcacatacatctaATCCAAATTTGGTTACATTATTAATAATCTGCTTGTGTACAATTAATGAAAGGCCAAGAAGTTGACAAGATTCTCCATATATACTAGTATACAGACGTAGTTTTCTTAACTCAGTGGTTACTCAGGACTATGCCACCGCTCATGCTTACTCAAAGCAATCTGTGTTGTCTCTtccaattttataatattttttgttgtttatcttCGTGCAGCGCCGCTTTTTTCGCCCGatgtttatatatgcatatatatgtactcgtatattggTGGCTGGTCTGCTTGCAAGAATTGTTATGTTTATTTGTCTATGGTGtattgatgtacatatgtatatgtatgcaagtattgTTCATATTCCAAGAACTACCAATTTCCATTTcttagtgtatatatatatgtgtataaattcaCTGTCTAACTCAAAATTTGCATGTCAACCGTTTCCCATTTTATCAAAGCGTTTTTTCCAAcacttgtttctattttttgtgttttttttttgcttcgcgttgttgtattttttattttattattcattgcACTTTAATCCACCGGCAGCAATGTGAAAAATAGGAAAATTCATTTGcaatgatgtgtgtgtgtgatcagTATAtagaatggcagataaaagaAAGATAAAGGAATCCAATGGAAATATTACTTAAGTGACACACATACAATGTTTGAGTTTATAAACTagggttttatttattattattaatttctaattgggttttttacacacacacacacaaacaaaaaactaaaaaattttaaaactcttTCGTATGAAGGTACTtgattatgttttttattgcattttgagTCCAGATAATAGCATAGTAATACCCCAAATAAAGCAGGTTGAatcagaaaaaagaaaaattgtcgCTCAAACCATTTTATTTaagacaaattttattttatatacaaacaaacccATATTTTACTTGATTTTGAGTTCAAGGCCTTTTTGGTGCAATTTGCAACAAATAATGCCTTGAGCCACTCTTGCGCATATATTTATTGCTTCAGTGTTACATAAAACAGTAAAcagtccacaaaaaaaaaagaaaaaaaatcaaaaaacaacacaaccaaAATCACCAAACTCCACACAGCAACCAACAGTATTCGTATTCGTCGTCGGATTAATTTGAGAGTCTCCGCATGTCTTCTTTGTGTATGTTTTCCTTACGTAATCGCATACTTACTTACAtgtcatacaaacatacataactacagatttttttgaataatttatccGCTATAACGGTATGTTTTGTTATCGAATATGATttaattgcatacatacatactatatagcAATAAAAGCTGACATTCcatttattaaactaattttcatTAACAAAACTAACAATAACAAGCGCAACACTAATCTATCGCCCACATAactatattaattaattgagtTTAAGTATGTAGAATTGTGTATTTGTTGAGAATTAACTCAAAACCGCTTACTAAACAACagttatgcaacaacaactggagttaattaattgtaaaatccatacatatatgtatatcaaaccagaacaacaacacacactcgCATCATTTACATGTACATAAAACATCAGAATAATTTCGCTCTACAAGCTCGTATTGCAGAATGTGAATTCATATATAAATCGTATCGTATCGTATATAAGATAGTATAGTTTTAGGCGCACGTACGCTCCCACAGCAATCACTGCTCATTTGTCGcctttttatatctttttctCCCGCTCTCACCTTCATGCTCTTCACAACATTTTGTATTCGGTGTCACCCAAATCGCTCGCTCATCACACATTTGTTCGATGCGCGCGCACGCTGTTTGCTGATCACTGCTCACTGCTCACCTCCTTACAGAGCCACCCTGCCGTTGACCGACACCAAAGACTTGCTTAGCACTGAATGCCACTGCGTGCACAATGGCGGTAACGGTAATGGAAATGGCAATGGCAACGGCAACGGCAATGGTAATGGTATTGAAAACGGTGGCGTCGGCGGAGCCAACGATGTCGCAGCGCCATCCGCGCCTGACGACGTCAGCAGCAGCTCCGCAAACTCCGCGACGCCATCGACCGCTGCAACAGTGAATGGTGGCGACGGCGTTAACTCGGTGAGTGGCGcgagcggcttaggccattcgATGTCGGCCTACTTGGGACTGAATTTCGGCTTCTCTAATATGCGCACAACGTCGGTTGATGCCGCGGTCAATAACGCCAACCATGACAGCGATGCGCGgcaccaccaccaacagcagcagcaacaacaacagccacattatcaccatcatcatcatcatcattacaTGCACTACACCAACAACAGTAACagtaatagcaacagcaacaccaatgGCGGTCCCAACGGCAGCAATATAAACTCGCGCTCGACCAGCGCCACTGGTCTCTCGGCGTCCACATCCAGCAACTCGTATGGCACGGCTGTTGTGACGCCGGCAAAACTGAATGGCCAATCGCAGTTCACGTCATTGTCCTCGTCCTTGTACAATCCGCTGGACAATTTGAGTTGCGACAGCGGTGGCGGCGGCGTCAGCGGTGGTGGTGGAGGCGGTAGCTTTGGCTTCGGCTTAGGCGGTAGTGTTAGTGGTACTAATGGTGGCGGGGGAAGTGGTGTTGGTATGATAGGTATTGGCATTGATAGGAGTAACGGTGGTAGTGTTGGTAGTGCTGGTGGTTttggtggtgttggtggtggtgtcGGCAGTGTTGGCGCTTCCCCATCGCCATCGTCATCCTCGTCCGCGTTTGCTCGTGATGTGCTTATGCATTCCTCTGCTTCCACGTCACATTTATTCACTAATTTGCTGCGTAATAATGGCGCCAATTATTTTAATAGCAACACTACGGTGACCGATTCGACAACAACTAGTGCATCCGCAGCAACGGCATCGTCATCGGCAACTGGTTCGGCCATCTCAACCGGCGCAGCGGCCCCGTTGTCCGGAGATTGTACGCCCACCTCGGGGCAAGCGATTGGCGGCAGCAACGACAGTAATTGTGATTATCGGCATGAGAGTAACCAGGTGCGTATGCGCTAAATCGACGCCCTCACCCGGAATgaaatcttaatttattttcccaACAAACTACAGAATGGTCTAGAGGACTCACCACGTCGCCATAGCTCAATGGATCAGCTGATTGGTCTGCTCAATGACATGGGCAAGTCATCGAGGACACGCAGCCTCAGTGACGGCGGCACTCAAGAGGACGAAGGTAGTCTAGAAACATTTTTTCCCTATATGCGTTCATATGCTAAATAATTCGGTTTGAATTTATCTCGCAGTGGAGAAAGAAGCGCAACCGGATCTGCTCAACAATACGCCTCCCGTGCCTCCGAAACGCTCTCATCGTCGTCGTCACACCCCGCCACGCCCCATCTCCAATGGTCTACCGCCCACGCCCAAGGTACATATGGGCGCATGCTTTTCGAAGATCTTCAATGGTTGTCCACTGCGCATACACTGCACAGCCTCGTGGATCCATCCCGAAACGCGCGATCAGCATCTGCTTATCGGGGCCGATGAGGGCATCTTCAATCTAAACATGAACGAGCTGCACGACGCCGTCATCGATCAACTGTTCCCGCGTCGCACCACCTGGCTGTATGTGATTAAGGACGTACTCATGAGTCTATCAGGtgagcaaatatttgaaaaacctttaactAACGCAAGCTAACCATTGATCTTTGTTTGCTTCCGAACGCCAAGGCAAATCTTGTCAATTATACCGACACGATCTGATCGCGTTACATTCCAAGCAGACACATCGCTTCTCGCTGCACATGAACAAAATACCCGAAAGACTGGTCCCGCGCAAGTTCGCACTCACCACAAAGGTTCCGGACACCAAGGGCTGCACCCAATGCTGTGTAACACGCAACCCCTACAACGGCTACAAGTACTTGTGCGGTGCCACGCCCAGCGGCATATTCCTCATGCAATGGTACGATCCGCTGAACAAATTCATGCTGCTCAAGCAATGCGAATGGCCGGCATCGAGCATACTGGGCGGTGGACACGGGTGTGTACTGAACGGCCACACACCTGTCTTCGAGATGATCATAACGCCAGAGCTAGAATATCCTATCGTATGCACGGGCGTACGAAAGGCGCTCAACGGCTGCTTGAAGCTCGAGCTGATCAACATGAATAGTGAGTCTGAGTTTTTGTCACTCGCGAGTTAATACTAAATGCCTTTATTATAACGTTTACTTCCTTAGGCGCCAGCTGGTTCCATTCGGACGATCTGGATTTCGATGCCACGGCGACAATGGTGCCGCGACGGGACCTGTTGAAGGTGGTGAAAGTGCACCAGGTCGAAAAGGATGCGATTCTGGTCTGCTATGGCAACATCATACAAGTCGTCACGCTGCAGGGTAACCCCAAACAACACAAGAAATTGGTGTCGCAACTCAATTTCGATTTCAGTGTGGATAGCATAGGTAATAATAATGTTGTGAGAAAGTCTTGTCTTAAAAGGGCTATTCATCTTATTGgcataatgaaaataaacttttgttcctttctaaaattatttgtatttatgcttGGCTCGCATCATAATTGGTTTTGTGTACCTCCTCTTGCAGTTTGTCTACCCGATAGCGTATTAGCATTCCACAAGCACGGCATGCAGGGCAAGTCGTTGCGCAACGGCGAAATAACGCAGGAGATCAAGGACATGAGTCGTACATATCGACTGCTCGGCTGTGATAAGTAAATGCCTCACGTCATTGAACTCAAAGAAACGGCACTAATTTATTTACCTTAACTCCACATTGCAGAGTCGTCGCTTTGGAGAGTCAATTGCTGCGCACCGGTTCGCTGGGCAGCGAGGAGGGACATGATCTTTACATTCTAGCCGGCCATGAGGCCAGCTATTAATTaactatataattataaaaattataaaaggtaAAAATGCAATTAACTATGTAAAGCAAGTGAAACAAACTATTCTGTTTAactacaaaaacagaaaaagaaaactaaaaagaaaaaattcagcaaactgacttacatatacatacataaacgagTATAAAAAGATGTGAAATGAAATGAGCATGTGAAATGAATGTCGATAAATTTGAGAATAAGTAACTGTAACGGTAGCATAAAACTTGCAAAGCTATTGTAATCTTACtaaatttttggtataaaatcatattaattATAAGCTTTTTCTAGCGTCGTCCTCCGTTTCTTTTAAAAATCACACACAAAAATAAAGTGAGTGTGAAAGCgcgaaaaatatttcaaggaATATACGCTGCGCCAATGCCAAAGCGTTTTGAGATTAAATGCAGAcaatatgcatttttatacaGTGTGTACAGTTCAAGCAGCTCCAAGTCAAAGTAGAGCCATTTAAACGAAAAGGAAATTGTAAATAAACgggatttcaataattttaatggtTGCGCAACACTtgcgtgcaaaaaaaaaacaaaattatttgtatatacaagcTGCTGTATCGCTTATGTATGccgttatattttatattgcaacatgattttaattttattataatattagctGCAATACATGTAACTTCACTTAGATTGTACTAGACTACTACACTGGAATGCATATATGAATCTACTTTAAGAgcatattttatagattttcacGGTATTTGAATACAACGTATTATAAACGAAATGGCAGAGCATTGAATAAACATCAAagtgattgattgattgattgattgttaTGAAATACATTCTTGAGAGTTTGAAACATAAAACACTGCGAACAATTAGGTTAATCAAGTAAATTATGAAGTATCTGATATTGCTTACAATTTTTAGtataaacaaaaagaaacaaaataaataagaaatataaaaagcaACTGAAACAACTAAATTTACGATCACAGGCacataaacaatttcaaaatcacaaaaactaTTGAGCGCAATTGCGATAAAGCCAGCATTTTAGCTAGGGCTGTGCGAGCCGTCACACGAAACACATTTCAAAACCCACAATGAATTTAGTACTCACCTTGCGATCGATCCACTTGGTTTGAGCTGTTCACAACAAATAGGCGCATAGCCCCAGTTCTAAGAGCACACTAGTTaataaaaaggaaatttgaaaataaataaattacataagaacataagaaaatgaaaaaaaaacctgGCATGTTGTTTGATAAACTAGAGCATTGAATTTTAGATTACTTTAAGTAGTAGTTGCTAAATGTGAGTGTTAAGCGTAAGAAAgtctatttttaatatatttaggcatacacacacacacagccctGTGGACACACAACccgaaaatgttttgaaaaacaaatattaaatggcTGTGCGACTGATGCATGTCACGACAAAGATTTTATTCATGAATTATTAGATGTTATAAAGCACCTAAAAACGATATACTGTGGCGcgaattcattacaaattaccaaaatctatatttataattattataatttttgcaaattacaATTCAATTAACTTTTGAATTTGACCTTTGACTTTGAATGTGTTCTACTTCCGCCTGTTAGTTAGTCGCACAGCCATAAACATATGTTTGTTAAACGTGAACCTTAATTCCAACCTCCCACACTCAATTcgtacaacaacactaacaaattTATTGCGGAAGACttaacaaaagtaaataaaaaaaatgaattcataAGTTATTTAGTAAAACAATTGAAATgatacaacatacatatgtattttaacggtctaaaaatgaaagaagtcAACAAAAGCTCACAAATTgttaataaatgcaaatatataaatatttatttaattagacCAGCGCAGCACTAAATGAAACAGATTTGTAAAACTATTCCAGCGTCTCCACAGAAATTCCAGGGCGTGTGTAATAAAAGTAGTCACGCTCCAAAGGTAGTACGGAAACTGCATACGAAGCGAACAAACGCCGTTTTAAGTGatacaattataaatttttaattattaactataatttattgaataagAAACCATTTAAGCTACAAACAAAGCATTGCAATTGTGGCAAGCGATAGATTTACTGATGAATAACTATTGTAtttaacttatattttatttgtaattaaaagtgAAGTTATAATAAACTAGTTTCTAGTGCGCTATTGAAAGAAGTGTTAGAATTTAGTCATAaggaacaaaatatatatgcgtATGTTTGTAGGAAAGTGGTggaaaatcaaatcaaagtgCGATGTTAGACATAAAGTGTATAGAGAGTAGAGATTTAAAGCAGAAATTTGTACACaaagaaagcttttttggtAGACAAgtaacgtaacgtaacgtatgtatgtaagtaagcaGCGTAGCCTCTAAgggtatgtacgagtatgtgtgtataaggGAAGTAACGATTTCTATTGAGTATTAGACATTAAATGAAGaaacaatttaaatgcaaaacaaaacaaaaaacactatagttcgttgaaaataaataaagtactaaatatatatgtataaagataaAGCAAAAGAAAACTTTCTTAGTCGAAATTTAAAGCATTACAATGCAAAACTAACGGgacattgaaaataatttgttgcGCAGCACGAGATTGAAATACTGATTAATAAACTGCAATTAAAAAGGGAACTATAACGTCtttcttttcaaatataaacTCTTATTTTCTTATATGCATGTTGTATCCTGTTTCCTTATAATTTCCTTTTATAATGCAACTATTTGTATCACCCTGTATCTTTCGTTTTGCCAAAAGGTTTTGTCGCACCAACTGCACCCTGTGTCGATTTCATTTCGTGGTGAAAATTGCTCAACACTGGCATTTTTGTAGTGAGTAGAGATGACAAATATTGCTATACAGTTATCGTTTCACTTCCGTCTCATTTGTCAGAAAAATTCCAATTTGCTGGAATcaataataaacatttacaaCATTTTAAACGATTGTAGCCTTTGATCGGtcaataatttttggttttgacAACGAAATTCAAGAAACCGAAGCAAATTTATCGAACGTTGTTAGTAATCGTTGTGCACAGCTGTCGCCATCGCTACGGTTGCTCTGACATTTGCTGTGCCGTAGCTATCAGCTGCGCTCAGTACATTTTGAACAACGCGTTGAAGCGGTTTAGTTGGTTTAATTGGTGCACGGACGATTCAGTGACGAtggtgaatatatatacatgctgATAGGTGTGTGTTGTGTTTGGGTTCGTTTGTGTGTGAGCGCGCGTGTACGACGACGTCTACGCCGTAGTACTCACCTTCGTTCTCTCATTTCAACTGAAACTACTTGAGCACTCTGTAGCGTACTCGCTTGCACTTGTGTGTGATGTATACGCGTGTGTGCATCCATCTCTATTTTCGGTGTTGTGTTCATTGTGCAAAACAGCGAATCTGAAGTGCAAAGTGTTTGTAGCGAAAATATTCGTAAAGAATAAGTGGAAaccaaaatttgtaattttatcgaaacaaaatacaaatttaccatattttcaataaaattgttgcTAATTTTCGGTGCTGTGCAAATGTGTGTTATTAGCTAAGCTTGTGCTACGGCTATTGTACGAGTGAATGGAATTCCGTGCATACTACGATTCATATACTTATGTGAGCTATTATCCAATGTCAGTAGGAAGACCAGGACTGTATAAGCCCTGATTTTTGAAGAGCTGTGACTGCTAATGTTGGCATTTTTGATAAAGTGACGTCATAGTTGATTGTCTGAATGACGGGTAGAAATACTAACCCTTGCAAAGTCCGATTCGTCATCAAATGGGTGGCTTAAACGTTGTGTTTTACTATTGTACATTTTGCTCTAAGCCAAACTCGAATGAATAAACGTGAAATATGTGTGTAAAACAGttgaagaaaatgtgaaatgataATATACTTCTGCAGAAGAAAATAAATGTAGTTGAAAAAGAACTGAATAGGTGACTTTTAAAGGTCGCTAAAACAAGAACGAACAGCGTAACCCATTCTgtaaaagaagagaaaaaacaacaacagcgacagaCAACAAAGCACTCGTACACGAATGAAAACAAGGAAGGATGGGAATGAAATGTAGCGTAGTGAAATTATTGTAGAAGGGGGTGAAATGGTCCTTCAAATGTGCTCGTATAACATAACTTCAATGTGTGTGTTAAAATAAGCTAGAAAGTCTGTGGAATGCACAATTGTTGTACTTTGCTTGTATATGTGTTTTTCAAACAACTTGTCCTTAATTTTTCAACGCGCAGGCGCATAGCTCACCATTTGTCTCACAGCTATGGAATAATCAAGTAGGTCCTTAGTAAAAAGTGAGCAACTAACATTTGTCTGGGCAccctgtatttttgaaaacaatccTTGTGCAGCAGCTGTGAATGCCAAAAGGATTTATAAGACAGTTCATTTATGtgcgaatatgtatgtatgttgtatacCAGTTTCTTTGGGTTTATCATGTATTGGCGAGGTAGTTGCTACCTCGGGATATTTTGAAATGGTATAGCCTGAAACCGAACAGATATACTTTTGTTATAAATACAAGTAAGATAATAAGTCAAAAGAAATTGTACGCTATATCGTCGAATACTTTCcaaattattttctaacaatttattataaacaatgGCAATCGATAGCTTGTCGATTGGAGTGTCATTCGTAGTTTATTTGAGTATAATACAGGAATTCAACATCAAAGAAGAAAGTGTATTAGGAATTTATTTTACCTATTCCATTTCACAAAAATAGCatataatttgttattgttataataatttcaaattttgtgttatcaaACCTTTAAAGATGTGAAAAACTAGATACATATGTGAGACTATTTTGtatcttaaatattttgtaatgatTTGCAACTTTTGTAGACAGGTTgtcaaatatgtaaattatctTGAAATGGTAAAAGAGTCCAAATAgtcgaaataaaaatgtattcggCCTAATGTGCATTACTAATAACTAGATTGTATTCAAACTACGCAAAAAGCCAAGAGATTGCAAGTATTATATTGTTTACCTTTTTGATTACTTTCCACATAAACGTTTTTGTGCAATtaagtatgtatgaatgttaATACAAACGGCTTTAAATGAaataacttataaaaataacacacaaCATTGAAAAAATACTAGTTTGGGTTATCACAATGGTGAACCAgtctcgtacatatgtacatgattaCATGTGTGACGGGTGCATATGCAATTGCATTAACAGAAATACATATTGATGACTATGCATCGATATTTTACATATCAGACAAATCGGTTGTATGTATCAGATATTGCGTTGTTTACCTAATTGCACGCAAAGTGTAAATTGCCTTTTACGCtggcacacaaacaacaacagtaaaactCATTAAAATGTTAGCTTCCAATGGCAACAAGAAAATGATTccgctatacatatgtacatacatacatacatacatttataattgACTGACAGTCGCATTGGATCGTCTGTAATCTATAAATAAGTCAATAATGATTAATCTCAAAGGAAAATTTGCAAGCACACAAACAAGAACAACATATGATATTAAAAACCTATGAATGTGTGTCTTTGACTGTTAATACACACttaccatatacatacaactGTATTTATGCATGCGATGTGCCAGATCCAAGCCAAATTGCCATAGCATATAACGGAGCTCCCGAAGTGCTAATCCTGGCGTCCGAGCATATGTATGTCAGAGAAGCGTCAATTTAATGAAGAACTACAACAAGTGGTGTGACTGGGAACAGCAGCTGTTAACTCAAAAATGCTACATACAAAGTAATCCGACAACAAGGGCGTTGCAGaaattaaagagaaaaaatataaataacaaaatctcCATGAATTCTGCAATAAGACCGAAATTCGTTAAAGCAGAACGTGTAAATCTATTGTGGCCCATAATAACTCAAGTCTATGTGTAATACACAGTGTACTGCTTATGTgcgtaggtacatatgtatgcacgagTATTGGGTAAATTTAGTCACAATTGCCAAAAGACAACATGACGTAAAGCCAACAAAGATAAGAAAAGACAGAGGCGGCGACAACTGCTATGCTTCAAAGCGAATGCTAGACTAATAGTATAAGTACCCTTTCTTCGTCTCTGCGAAATATCTTATTGTGtcatagtttttttaatttttgtttttgacaaAGAACGCGTCGCAGCGAGTGGTCAGAAGCAGTGTTTCTCAAACACGACGGGCGTGTTTACCTGAGCGAGACCGGGATATGggaattttgttgctgttgttgttgttgttgttgttgttgtacaaatggTAGTTAATTAAAGCGCAACTTGAGTTCCTTCTCTTGCTTTTCATTAAGAGTTcaccaaaataataattacttttttggCAGTTTTGCGGAAAAGAATCGGCAAAGAATCTTTAAAAAACCGACGCttgtaaaagcataaaaaaatcaaaacgaaCCGCAACGAAAACAGCCACAGCAGGTCtacaaaaagttataaataaaataaaaaagtggaaaTCTAAAATATAACTGACACCTGTCACCTGTGCGAAATCTAAAAAAGATAAtcttaattacatataattgTGATCACCGAATAAGAAGAAGCTTTAAACTTCTCAACTCTCGTCGCAGCTCATCGCCATTGATTTGGTGGTGATTTCTTGTGTCTCTTGTTGCGTCCGAACTATCGACAGTTAGTGCCCTGCAGCACTTGCAGACCACCTCCGCGGCAGCTGCCAGCGTCATGGGCAGCGTCTGGAAGCGTTTGCAGCGCGTCAATAAACGTGCCGCCAAATTTCAATTTACCTCATCCTATCATGAACTGCGCCTAGAAACGACGGCCAAATGGTGAGTacattttcctttttctttttataaatattcttttgataaaatatatgtatgatacaTGTAGCAGCTCACAAACTATTCTAAATTATAGGCATATTAAAGTGTAATTATTGGCAATCGAAGTTCTGAGACTTACACTCAactacctatatacatatgtatgtatcttgtttttttctaaatacaAATATGCTTTCGGTCGAAAGTATTATAACCAAAAACCATAAGAAG belongs to Zeugodacus cucurbitae isolate PBARC_wt_2022May chromosome 6, idZeuCucr1.2, whole genome shotgun sequence and includes:
- the LOC105213403 gene encoding mitogen-activated protein kinase kinase kinase kinase 5 isoform X2, with protein sequence MAHAHHNAANLLSSDISRRNPQDEYELIQKIGSGTYGDVYKAKRIQSNELAAIKVIKLEPTDDIQIIQQEIIMMRDCRHKNIITYYGSYLRRDKLWICMEYCGGGSLQDIYQVTGPLSEQQIAYMCRETLKGLEYLHTMGKMHRDIKGANILLTEQGDVKLADFGVSAQITATINKRKSFIGTPYWMAPEVAAVERKGGYNQLCDIWAVGITAIELAELQPPMFDLHPMRALFLMSKSGFKPPTLSNKEKWSTTFHNFLKTALTKNPKKRPTAECLLKHPFVQGDMAVRVAKELLQKFLSPNQQFYYYLDGEEETVASVPQRIASKMTSRPNGISPQNHTLKTGMTTNSQWNDRSSSPETLPSDMSLLQYIDEELKLRATLPLTDTKDLLSTECHCVHNGGNGNGNGNGNGNGNGNGIENGGVGGANDVAAPSAPDDVSSSSANSATPSTAATVNGGDGVNSVSGASGLGHSMSAYLGLNFGFSNMRTTSVDAAVNNANHDSDARHHHQQQQQQQQPHYHHHHHHHYMHYTNNSNSNSNSNTNGGPNGSNINSRSTSATGLSASTSSNSYGTAVVTPAKLNGQSQFTSLSSSLYNPLDNLSCDSGGGGVSGGGGGGSFGFGLGGSVSGTNGGGGSGVGMIGIGIDRSNGGSVGSAGGFGGVGGGVGSVGASPSPSSSSSAFARDVLMHSSASTSHLFTNLLRNNGANYFNSNTTVTDSTTTSASAATASSSATGSAISTGAAAPLSGDCTPTSGQAIGGSNDSNCDYRHESNQNGLEDSPRRHSSMDQLIGLLNDMGKSSRTRSLSDGGTQEDEVEKEAQPDLLNNTPPVPPKRSHRRRHTPPRPISNGLPPTPKVHMGACFSKIFNGCPLRIHCTASWIHPETRDQHLLIGADEGIFNLNMNELHDAVIDQLFPRRTTWLYVIKDVLMSLSGKSCQLYRHDLIALHSKQTHRFSLHMNKIPERLVPRKFALTTKVPDTKGCTQCCVTRNPYNGYKYLCGATPSGIFLMQWYDPLNKFMLLKQCEWPASSILGGGHGCVLNGHTPVFEMIITPELEYPIVCTGVRKALNGCLKLELINMNSASWFHSDDLDFDATATMVPRRDLLKVVKVHQVEKDAILVCYGNIIQVVTLQGNPKQHKKLVSQLNFDFSVDSIVCLPDSVLAFHKHGMQGKSLRNGEITQEIKDMSRTYRLLGCDKVVALESQLLRTGSLGSEEGHDLYILAGHEASY
- the LOC105213403 gene encoding mitogen-activated protein kinase kinase kinase kinase 3 isoform X8, with protein sequence MAHAHHNAANLLSSDISRRNPQDEYELIQKIGSGTYGDVYKAKRIQSNELAAIKVIKLEPTDDIQIIQQEIIMMRDCRHKNIITYYGSYLRRDKLWICMEYCGGGSLQDIYQVTGPLSEQQIAYMCRETLKGLEYLHTMGKMHRDIKGANILLTEQGDVKLADFGVSAQITATINKRKSFIGTPYWMAPEVAAVERKGGYNQLCDIWAVGITAIELAELQPPMFDLHPMRALFLMSKSGFKPPTLSNKEKWSTTFHNFLKTALTKNPKKRPTAECLLKHPFVQGDMAVRVAKELLQKFLSPNQQFYYYLDGEEETVASVPQRIASKMTSRPNGISPQNHTLKTGMTTNSQWNDRSSSPETLPSDINTTVTDSTTTSASAATASSSATGSAISTGAAAPLSGDCTPTSGQAIGGSNDSNCDYRHESNQNGLEDSPRRHSSMDQLIGLLNDMGKSSRTRSLSDGGTQEDEVEKEAQPDLLNNTPPVPPKRSHRRRHTPPRPISNGLPPTPKVHMGACFSKIFNGCPLRIHCTASWIHPETRDQHLLIGADEGIFNLNMNELHDAVIDQLFPRRTTWLYVIKDVLMSLSGKSCQLYRHDLIALHSKQTHRFSLHMNKIPERLVPRKFALTTKVPDTKGCTQCCVTRNPYNGYKYLCGATPSGIFLMQWYDPLNKFMLLKQCEWPASSILGGGHGCVLNGHTPVFEMIITPELEYPIVCTGVRKALNGCLKLELINMNSASWFHSDDLDFDATATMVPRRDLLKVVKVHQVEKDAILVCYGNIIQVVTLQGNPKQHKKLVSQLNFDFSVDSIVCLPDSVLAFHKHGMQGKSLRNGEITQEIKDMSRTYRLLGCDKVVALESQLLRTGSLGSEEGHDLYILAGHEASY